Genomic window (Zingiber officinale cultivar Zhangliang chromosome 2B, Zo_v1.1, whole genome shotgun sequence):
TCCAGGGCAACACTCAATGTCTACAAAACGGAAGAGAAAATTCTACataaaatctacataaaatataaAGCAATTCCAGGACAACACTCAATTCCTGTGGAATAACCGAaaagtgaatccaagagcaaggCAGTTCAGCATAGCATCAAGGGAAAACAGCATGGTTCCTTGGTTTAAACAAGTTCAAATGGAGCAAAAGTCTCGAATTGGATTAGTGTCTATACATCACTAAAACTAGTAGTACGATGTCACCAAGAACACTTATGAGAAACTGGGATGAAATAGATAAGGATTTAGATATTTGGCCTTAGCATCACCAAATAGCTGCATTAAAGCTTCGAGACTCATCGTTGTAAGATAGTTACATCCTAGTGAAAACTGTTAGATGATAGTTCTCAGAGCCATAAGACTTGTGCTAGAATCATGGACTAGATGGCAGTAAGGCAGATGCCATAGTCCAATAAGCTTCCTAAAACAAACAATAACATGTGAAATGAAGCATTCATAAacaaaaatagaacaaaaaagTATGCACATTAAAGCACCTGAATGGCTTGCATACGGTCTGTTGTGACCTCATCTGCAAATAGATCAAGAGCTTTCCCATTCTTTTTGAGTGTAATGAATCCCATTTTATCTTTGAGAGAGAAAGACCTTTCATTTGAAGGACTACAAGGAATTGTTTCAACAAAATGAATGATTGATCATGAATGCCATATAAACACAAAAGTGTGCAAGAAACAATTTTAACAGGAGTCACTACATGTAAGAAAGTTTGATATTGAGGTGAAAGACTTACAATTGGTAAAATTTGTTTGCCATCATGTCATGAATGTTTCTTATAAACTGCACAAGAGAGACAGATTATTCACATTACTTGCATCTTGTGTACTGAATTACAGTAAAACAACAGAACAAAGGACAATGAACATTATaatcatttcaaaaaatttatgggATATAAACTAGACTCCACATTTTTTAAACTAGTTAATCATATGACACTTATGCAAGTAATATACATGATTAAACTTACACCACAACGATGTTGGAAAAAAAAGCAATACATCTTCTACCTTCAATGCCATGTATGCATCTTCCATGGCACGTCGTCTAAATATGAAGTCAGCTCGTCGTAAGTCGGCCTGGTCAAACTCAAAATGTTTTGAAGAAAATTATACAGTTATAATTAGATGTAAAATAAATATATCAAAAGACACTTTAACAGGGTTGTTATGGTCATCAATAACAACTTCCACAAACTCCATAGTCACACAGTCATGTAATTTCTTCCATTAACTCATAAAAGAAACTATAATCCACACTTGATATCCAATATACACATAATATTATGGACAATAATTAACTTGCAATATTATGAGAAAACAAGCAGAATATTAGCTCAGCAACCAAAACTAAACTATTTCATATATTCCTTGGACGCAATCTACAATGGAGTATGTAGCACATTTCAACAAACACTTTGGTAGCTTGTTAAAGTTTTATTCAGTAACCATTcctccaaaaaaaatttaaaattataaaggctggtcatcagttttttttttttgcctacaTGTTGTGTTTTCCCTCCCTCTTCCACTCTGATTTAATACCCTTCCATCCTCACATTTAAAAAAGATTTCAAATGGCTGTGAAATACATCTACCCTATCaagtttggttcaaaacactTGCCAGATGATTGCTTCATTCTTATGAAGCCACTGTAGTTTCATTCTGAATGGAATTTCCTTTTAGATTGAGAAATAATACAATAATCTTCattccagaatattgaatatagaggatcttctttacaactcaaaataaaatttgatgatAGTTTTTCCAAATAACTAATGAAGGAAAAAGTAGAAAATCACGACTAAATAAACTGAATAATTGCTGTTAAATACTACAGAAAAAGAGAAACCTCTAAGGCCCCATCACTCCAATGTTGATCTGCTACTCTCTTCAGATCAGATTGAGCCCTGTCCTTCAAGATATGCATGAATAAATCAAGCCATGCAGATAAAAAAGAGATTTTTGGCTAAAATTAGAAAAGCTAAGCTAGAAAACATACAGTGGCTAAATGCTTCAACCGAGCAGCCTTTTCCTTAACACCAAGGTCAATCTTCCTTGTGTCCTCCCTTGCACGAGCTTCCACATTACATAAATGTTAGCACTTCAAAAATATTGAAGGAACTCTAAAGAACAAGTGAAAACTCTGTTATATTCAGATAAAGTATAGACTAAAGAAGATGTTATACCATCAAGCTTAAGAAATCCAAGTCGAAGAACAGCAGCATCTTGGCGTGCCCGATCATTTAGTCTTGTTATGCCACTAGTGCATAAAAATTCCATGGAAAAATATCACCAAAgcaaaacaataataaacaagCGAAAAGATGATATCAAAACAAATGGCGACATAGTCAAAAGGTTGTACAGAAATGTAGTCTGACCATACATCTATGACCATTTGAATTAGCAATTTAGTTATGAGTAAGCTAATTAATTAAACTGGAGACTACAAAAGAAgtttaattgtaaaaaaaaacatgaaagaaaaaaaaaaagagaatctaGAGTATACCATATCGATCACATTTCACTCAGAATAACAACAATGAATTATTTCATAGTTTCTTAAAGCCAATGGTCTTTCTCAAACATGTTGATCTAGTATAATGTGATACATTTGAGAATGAGATTATAAATCCACTTCGGCCAGTAACTGTTATTTTGCAAGAAATCTTGCCAGCCATATTTGCAACTAGTCGATGCAACTATGCAActtattaagaattaattaaacaGAGCGTCAACATTTATCCAATCTTCTGCAGCAAGCTTTCAGGCATATGTTGTTGAACCTTCACACATGCTGATGACCTGAAGAGTGTTAAGTTCCATATGAGCATCTCTATCAAATTATATGGTATGAGTATAAAATCATGTTAATATGTAAATTAGTACATGTAAGCACATACTACATTATCATAATCTGCACATAGCATAGGCTTCTCCTTGAGGAAAAGGGAGCTGCTCTTGGCACAAGTTCCATGCCAACATGCTAACAATCATGAGTTGGAATTACATAAATGTATCTTTTCTCTTTAAAGAAACCCCAAAAATCTCATCAATCCAAGAGAAACTAAAGATATGGGGAAAAAGACAAAGGGAAATTATAAATCGACCCCAAATACATAAAAATACCATCTTTTGATGGCAGACGAGTCGCAAGCCCCAAAATAACACAAATCACGTCGAAAAAGAATGTTGCACGCTTGGATCGTGAACACTGAAGCACAAGGAAAGCAGATCCAGCCCTCCCAGACTAGACATCAGCAGAACTAGGATGAAACCCAAGAAACAAGACAAAAAATGGGAGCAAAGCGCGAGTAAAACCACACCTTGTGTCAAGTTTAGACCTTAAGATCGCTAGACAGGCAGTGAGCAAGGGTTCCAACTCTTACACTGCAGTCCACATCTCACCATGGAACATAGAGAGAGCGAAGTGGGGGGATGGGAAAGGGAGAGGGaatgaaaaatttcttagggtcTGAGAATGCGAAGGGGAAACACGGCGCTAAAAAGATTTTCGGAGAGAGGGAAAACAAAACTGCAGGGGGAAAATGACGAAacgaataaagtcaaagacaacggttttatcaaaactgttgtcgtagcctctAAAAACGCGCTTAAAGACAATGGTTTATAAaatcgttgtaaaaagtgttgttgttttaaaaagaagttgctcaatgacaacagttttcacaaaaccgttgtcttttatatttaatggggagttcaaagacaacggttttggcaaaaaccgttgtctttgagtgcatacgcaacgctttctcttaaaaccgttgtcgtaggggtgttgtcttttaacatttttgttgtagtgtgcacTTCATGTGCATCAACTAAGTTTGAGAGTTGGTTGATGTGCCAGTATGGATAAAGCCcataggatgtaaatggatcttcaagaaaaaaattgacatggatgggaacataagtgcctataaagctaggcttgtggtaaagggtttcaatcaacgtcaaggaattgactatgatgaaatatttTTGCCTGTTGAaatgcttaagtccattagaaTTTTGTTAGTTATAGCAGCTTATAAGGATTACAAGATTTTGCAAATGGATATTAAAACTGCTTTCCTAAATGGAAGGTTACAGGAGGAATTATATATTGTACAACTTCCCGATTTTATAAAAGCCAAGAACGCCAATAAATTTTGTAAGCTCAggaggtccatttatagactaaagcaagcatctcggagttggaatctacGATTTGACAAAGtcattaaagatttttcttttgtcaagaatccagaagaaccttgcatttacaagaaggttagtgggagcaaaaTTACATTCCTAGTGTTATATGTTGATAATATACTTTTTATAGGcaataactgttggtgcaatttccagtaggtcaatgttgacctaagttgaccaagcgtaaaccttggtcatggtttcgatatttgacaatacagaaagacatatagacatggacaatgcaggtgcagttgtccatgcggagagatactgatcagggtctgatcaggttggatgaagaagagtcaagtaggtgaaggttgaccggatacttgactgggaagtcctaactgggatgttaggcagttcagaaagtcctggtgagtgaagccaggcagttcggaaagtcctggtgagtgaagccaggcagtcgggaaatcctggtgagtaaagccaggtgaaaatcctagtgagtgaaggtaggtgaaagtgaaagtcctggtgagtgaagccaggcaggggaaagacctagtgagtgaagctaggcagtttggaaatcctggtgagtaaagccaggtgaagatcctagtaagtgaagctaggtgaaagtgaaagtcctagtgagtgaagccaggcaggggaaagacctagtgagtgaagctaggcagtttggaagtcctggtgagtgaagccaggcagatggaaagtcctggtgagtgaagtcaggcagttggaaagtcctggtgagtgaagccaggcagttggaaagtcctggtgagtgaagccaggcaagggaaatccagataggtcaaggttgaccagacatctggtgaaaagtccaagcatggagcttggcacgagaaaagtccaagtaagacttggcacggaaaagtccaagcaggcaacttggcacgggagaagtccaagtatggaagattggcatgggaagtcagagagggctcggtagctcggtagctcggtagcccggactaggtcagagagggctcggtagctcgttctctgggccggatggagtcggagagggctcggtagctcggtagctcggtagcccggtagctcggtagcccggtagctcggtagctcggtagctcggtggctcggtagctcatagctcggtagctcggtagctcattctctggaccggacgaagtcggagagggctcagcagctcattctccggactaggtcagagagggctcggtagctcggtaactcggtagctcggtaactcggtagctcggtagctcggctgatcggtctggtgaccgatcagtaaccaaacagaatgcttctgtggattatctgatcggtctggaaaccgatcagaaagcaaacagaagaagaagaaggagaaaggctgatcggtccagggaccgatcagactcctcctggaccgatcaggacatagcctgatcggtccaggcttagcctgatcggtccccaagaccgatcagaagggtcctggactgatcagggtggagcctgatcggtccacgttcgaccgttgagtcacaacgggtcgctccgtcttctccgctggcttctgtctttgctgtgcaggttcgcaggttataaaaggagatcaaggctttggtgctatcgctcctttttccttcttcctgtccctaagtgctgctgtgcttgagctttgttgagcttctccaaagcttcgcgtgagcttccggctggatcatctgctgttgtaggcgcttggagctgttgcttcttccagtcgacgagaaggcaagattgtttttacacttgtattgtcttctgctttcttgtatttcttgtacattcatcttgttgttacaagtattgtggcgaggtttctccacccacaaggagcatttattagccggttctccggggactcatccaccgacggattgataggcttcgtccaccttatggacacgccgaggagtaggagtttatctccgaacctcgttacatcggtttgtttgaggttcgtcttctttccctttcgtttctgtgtttattttccgctgcgctaacacgttttgtagaaagaaacgacgatttggggtcggctattcacaccccccctctctagcctccgtacgaaggatcctaacaagtggtatcagagcaaggttgctcttcgtcggattaacacccgggggagcacaagctagagaatggatcgactcggagaagacatcacgattccacccttctacgagtgttgcgacttcgcgtattggaaggtaagaatgaagtattttcttatgactaacctagcaaattggaattgtgtacaagtaggttttattcctccggtggatagaaagggagaacttctcaagaaaaagaagtggacgaaagaacaaatccaccaatccacaatcaacgacgaggtaacgaaaatccttgaattttcattacctagtgatatcttgtgtaagataggaggatacaacaatgccaaggagttgtggaacaacttggcaaagttccatgaggggaactccacttcaagccatgaagaggagtcaagtgagccaagtagctcacatcatggaggagaggaattagaagttgagggctactcaacatctaaggaagaagaggaggagagtccttcttcaagaatggagcaagaggaagaagcttctacctccggaagggatgaagaagagagcattcatccatcctcaaccctaggtaactcaagcaatttaagttcaaataaattgcatataatgtgctttgagtgtagggaatttgggcactacaagagcaaatgtccaaagaggattagaaagactccaccggcgccaaaggtcaaggaagccggagtcccgacacgcaagggcaaggaacacgtggtgtgcttccaatgcaagcgaaggggacattatcggagtcaatgtccgagggggaggcaatctcacaaggacaagagaccgagcacgtcgatagggggagctaaggcaaaccctaaggtaacatttaaggcacattcttgcaataataataagactcatgctagtagttttattgcaattgtcaagaatgataagcatgataatcttaggaatcgatatatgtgcttaggtgccaagcatgttagtctaggtaaggacaatgctagaaatgataacactaggattaactcatctaaggttaaggagaacctaggtagaaatcctaaatcatctagacatatgcctagaaatacctcaaggaataatgataaattaaaacttgaggtattagagaaggagaatcaagtcttgaggtcaagacttgatactttggaaaaggctcttaagaacttagaaaagtcaactctagggtctaagggtcaaaaacccaagtcaaaggacaagagaggtttgggtcacaaacctaagtcccaagtggtcaagcccacttatcataatgtttcattcgattatggaacaaaatctagggctaggaagaccaccaccaaggtcacaaggggagtcacccctagagttgatcttgatgagtcccaaatgaccaaggctttaaagcctaagagggtcattaggagggttgctagggaagttatccctagtgaatatttagtgaacccaatgagctcaaataggtattgggtaccta
Coding sequences:
- the LOC122049619 gene encoding senescence-associated protein OSA15, chloroplastic-like translates to MEFLCTSGITRLNDRARQDAAVLRLGFLKLDARAREDTRKIDLGVKEKAARLKHLATDRAQSDLKRVADQHWSDGALEADLRRADFIFRRRAMEDAYMALKFIRNIHDMMANKFYQFPSNERSFSLKDKMGFITLKKNGKALDLFADEVTTDRMQAIQEAYWTMASALLPSSP